One Heteronotia binoei isolate CCM8104 ecotype False Entrance Well chromosome 10, APGP_CSIRO_Hbin_v1, whole genome shotgun sequence genomic region harbors:
- the ENTPD3 gene encoding ectonucleoside triphosphate diphosphohydrolase 3 isoform X2, protein MPLPSQGDGLYPDKSLNKEMFTALSRQPCEQTGFRVLYKMPTIVTFIFLLLSIAVIVAITLVQLNQKAVLSPGLKYGIVLDAGSTRTTVYIYEWPAEKENNTGVVSQTFKCNVKGPGISSYGSNPQEIAKPIDDCMDKVKGKIPFHLQRHTPVYLGATAGMRLLRLQNETAANEVLESIQNYFASQPFDFRGAQIITGQEEGVYGWITANYLMGNFLEKNIWRAWVRPDGAETTGALDLGGASTQISFIPEGTAENSNSTLNFQLYGYDYSIYTHSYQCYGRDEAEKQMLASMLQNSVSKSRIENPCYPRNYETVLTMKHLYGSRCTEFLRPENYNPIHPVTVVGTGDPLLCMEAVSALFDSTACKDREDCSFNGVYQPKVKGKFVAFSGFYYTANALNLSGQFSLDDFNSSLWSFCAQNWVQLPFMLPKFEETYARSYCFSANYIYYLLVHGYKFNEDTWPQIHFQKEVGNSSIAWSLGYMLSLTNMIPAESDRVWLPVNPSLFAGLLLFFTAVALLCLIFLVYSCVVSRMHKNTCHVEHVFAAE, encoded by the exons GCTTCCGGGTCCTGTACAAAATGCCAACCATCGTCACTTTCATTTTTCTGCTTTTAAGCATAGCTGTTATTGTTGCCATTACTCTTGTGCAGTTGAATCAAAAAGCTGTCCTTTCACCAGGTCTGAAG TACGGAATTGTTCTTGATGCTGGGTCGACTCGGACAACAGTATACATATACGAATGGccagcagaaaaagaaaacaacactGGAGTGGTCAGTCAGACCTTCAAGTGCAACGTGAAAG GTCCTGGGATATCCAGCTATGGGAGTAACCCTCAAGAAATTGCTAAGCCTATTGATGACTGTATGGATAAAGTCAAGGGAAAAATTCCATTTCACTTGCAAAGGCATACACCTGTCTACCTGGGAGCCACTGCTGGAATGAGATTACTGAG GTTGCAAAATGAAACAGCAGCCAATGAAGTCCTTGAGAGCATTCAAAACTACTTCGCATCCCAGCCCTTTGACTTTAGGGGTGCTCAAATCATAACTGGGCAAGAGGAAGGGGTATATGGATGGATTACAGCCAACTATTTAATGGGCAATTTCTTGGAG AAGAACATTTGGCGCGCTTGGGTCCGTCCTGACGGAGCAGAAACGACAGGAGCCCTCGATTTAGGAGGGGCCTCCACTCAAATATCATTCATCCCTGAAGGAACAGCTGAGAATTCCAACAGCACACTAAATTTTCAGCTATATGGTTATGATTATAGCATATATACCCACAGCTACCAATGTTATGGGCGAGATGAAGCAGAGAAACAAATGTTAGCATCAATGTTACAG AATTCAGTCAGTAAATCCAGGATCGAGAATCCGTGTTATCCTCGAAATTATGAAACCGTTTTAACAATGAAGCACTTATATGGAAGCCGATGCACAGAATTTCTAAGACCAGAAAATTACAATCCAATCCATCCTGTGACAGTTGTGGGAACAGGTGATCCACTTCTCTGTATGGAGGCCGTGTCTGCATTGTTTGATTCGACAGCTTGCAAAGACAGAGAGGACTGTTCATTTAATGGAGTCTACCAGCCAAAAGTGAAAGGGAAGTTTGTG GCCTTTTCAGGATTCTATTATACAGCCAATGCTCTGAATTTATCTGGACAATTTTCACTGGATGACTTCAACTCAAGCCTCTGGTCTTTCTGCGCACAGAACTGGGTCCAG CTTCCCTTTATGCTGCCTAAGTTCGAGGAAACGTATGCGAGGTCATACTGCTTTTCAGCAAACTACATCTATTACTTGCTTGTACATGGGTATAAATTTAATGAAGACACTTGGCCTCAGATCCACTTTCAGAAGGAA GTGGGGAACAGCAGCATCGCCTGGTCCCTGGGCTACATGCTTAGCCTCACCAACATGATACCAGCCGAGAGTGATCGGGTCTGGTTGCCCGTGAATCCCTCTCTGTTTGCTggacttcttctcttcttcacagCAGTGGCATTGCTGTGTCTAATCTTCCTTGTGTACTCATGTGTTGTGTCACGCATGCACAAGAATACCTGCCATGTTGAACATGTATTTGCTGCAGAATAA
- the ENTPD3 gene encoding ectonucleoside triphosphate diphosphohydrolase 3 isoform X3 codes for MIDNKHLKSTEESLNKEMFTALSRQPCEQTGFRVLYKMPTIVTFIFLLLSIAVIVAITLVQLNQKAVLSPGLKYGIVLDAGSTRTTVYIYEWPAEKENNTGVVSQTFKCNVKGPGISSYGSNPQEIAKPIDDCMDKVKGKIPFHLQRHTPVYLGATAGMRLLRLQNETAANEVLESIQNYFASQPFDFRGAQIITGQEEGVYGWITANYLMGNFLEKNIWRAWVRPDGAETTGALDLGGASTQISFIPEGTAENSNSTLNFQLYGYDYSIYTHSYQCYGRDEAEKQMLASMLQNSVSKSRIENPCYPRNYETVLTMKHLYGSRCTEFLRPENYNPIHPVTVVGTGDPLLCMEAVSALFDSTACKDREDCSFNGVYQPKVKGKFVAFSGFYYTANALNLSGQFSLDDFNSSLWSFCAQNWVQLPFMLPKFEETYARSYCFSANYIYYLLVHGYKFNEDTWPQIHFQKEVGNSSIAWSLGYMLSLTNMIPAESDRVWLPVNPSLFAGLLLFFTAVALLCLIFLVYSCVVSRMHKNTCHVEHVFAAE; via the exons GCTTCCGGGTCCTGTACAAAATGCCAACCATCGTCACTTTCATTTTTCTGCTTTTAAGCATAGCTGTTATTGTTGCCATTACTCTTGTGCAGTTGAATCAAAAAGCTGTCCTTTCACCAGGTCTGAAG TACGGAATTGTTCTTGATGCTGGGTCGACTCGGACAACAGTATACATATACGAATGGccagcagaaaaagaaaacaacactGGAGTGGTCAGTCAGACCTTCAAGTGCAACGTGAAAG GTCCTGGGATATCCAGCTATGGGAGTAACCCTCAAGAAATTGCTAAGCCTATTGATGACTGTATGGATAAAGTCAAGGGAAAAATTCCATTTCACTTGCAAAGGCATACACCTGTCTACCTGGGAGCCACTGCTGGAATGAGATTACTGAG GTTGCAAAATGAAACAGCAGCCAATGAAGTCCTTGAGAGCATTCAAAACTACTTCGCATCCCAGCCCTTTGACTTTAGGGGTGCTCAAATCATAACTGGGCAAGAGGAAGGGGTATATGGATGGATTACAGCCAACTATTTAATGGGCAATTTCTTGGAG AAGAACATTTGGCGCGCTTGGGTCCGTCCTGACGGAGCAGAAACGACAGGAGCCCTCGATTTAGGAGGGGCCTCCACTCAAATATCATTCATCCCTGAAGGAACAGCTGAGAATTCCAACAGCACACTAAATTTTCAGCTATATGGTTATGATTATAGCATATATACCCACAGCTACCAATGTTATGGGCGAGATGAAGCAGAGAAACAAATGTTAGCATCAATGTTACAG AATTCAGTCAGTAAATCCAGGATCGAGAATCCGTGTTATCCTCGAAATTATGAAACCGTTTTAACAATGAAGCACTTATATGGAAGCCGATGCACAGAATTTCTAAGACCAGAAAATTACAATCCAATCCATCCTGTGACAGTTGTGGGAACAGGTGATCCACTTCTCTGTATGGAGGCCGTGTCTGCATTGTTTGATTCGACAGCTTGCAAAGACAGAGAGGACTGTTCATTTAATGGAGTCTACCAGCCAAAAGTGAAAGGGAAGTTTGTG GCCTTTTCAGGATTCTATTATACAGCCAATGCTCTGAATTTATCTGGACAATTTTCACTGGATGACTTCAACTCAAGCCTCTGGTCTTTCTGCGCACAGAACTGGGTCCAG CTTCCCTTTATGCTGCCTAAGTTCGAGGAAACGTATGCGAGGTCATACTGCTTTTCAGCAAACTACATCTATTACTTGCTTGTACATGGGTATAAATTTAATGAAGACACTTGGCCTCAGATCCACTTTCAGAAGGAA GTGGGGAACAGCAGCATCGCCTGGTCCCTGGGCTACATGCTTAGCCTCACCAACATGATACCAGCCGAGAGTGATCGGGTCTGGTTGCCCGTGAATCCCTCTCTGTTTGCTggacttcttctcttcttcacagCAGTGGCATTGCTGTGTCTAATCTTCCTTGTGTACTCATGTGTTGTGTCACGCATGCACAAGAATACCTGCCATGTTGAACATGTATTTGCTGCAGAATAA